The window AAAGTATGATCTCGAATTTTCTCACCGGAATCTGGAAACGAGGAGGACTTGCAGGAGCAGCACCGGCAGATGCCTTTAGTGTCCATGTTGGTCTGGGGGACACCATGACTCCTGAGGACATCCTGGAAGGTATCATGCGAATCACAGTACTGGTTGCTCTGATCAGACCCGCTGAATTTATCGAGATAACTTTCCAGCAGCAAATGCAAAAATCCTGATAAACACGTACCCAACAAGAAACAGGGCATTATCTGAATTAATTATTTTTTTCGACTGACTCCGGGGAAATTGAGTCTTGAAGAATACTATCTAAGGAGAGCATTATGGCTGAAGACGGATCTGCACAATCAACAGACGCCAAAACCGGATGGCCTTTACCGAAGTTTCATTTTCAGGTCAAATGGGATGATAAGGAGATGTCCTTTCAGGAAGTTTCCGGCCTTGATGTTGAAGCCCAGCCCATTGAATATCGTGCTGGCGACAACCCGGTCTTCTCAACTCTGAAAATGCCAGGCCTGAAGAAATACGGCAATATCACCATGAAAAAAGGTATCTTTAAATCCGACAATAAATTCTGGGACTGGTTCAATGAGATAAAAATGAACGTCATAAAAAGAGTCCCTGTAACAATCAGCCTACTGGATGAAGAAGGCAGCCCAACGATGGTCTGGACCCTAACCAATGCCTGGCCAACCAAGATTACAGGGACTGATTTAAAGTCTGACGGCAATGAGGTAGCTGTTGAAAGCATTGAAATAGCCCATGAAGGGCTGACTATTGCAAATGGGTAAGACCTTGGAGACGAGACCGGGCTGCTGCAGCTGTCCGGTCTGCTCGTTGATTTGAGAGGAAGTAATGACGGATAACAAAGAATATCCACCGGTCGCCTTTTATTTTTCAGTTTATATCAATGGGATCGGGCGAGATGCCGGTGATAACTCTTTCCAGGAAGTTTCCGGGCTTAATACCGAGCTTGAAACCGAAGATATTGAGGAGGGAGGTGAAAATCGTTTTGTTCACCATCTGCCTAAAAAGATTAAGCATCCTAAACTGGTCCTTAAGAGAGGGATTGCAGAAAAAAAGTCTCCTTTGGTTTCCTGGTGTACAGAGGTTTTGGAGTCTGATTTTAATACCTCTTTTTCTACCAAGGAAATACGAGTTTACTTGCTTGGCAGAAATGCCGGAAAAGAGGCTCTGCGCGGCTGGTCAGTAGATAACGCCTTCCCTGTGAGTTGGGAAATAGAGCCTTTCAACTCTACCAAGAATGAAGTCGCAATTGAAAAAATAGAGCTCATTTATAATACATTGAAAAGAACAGTGTAGCGATATGGCGATAGAAATCAAAAAACTCATCATTAAAACCGTGATTGAACCCAAGAACACGGTCCCGGCTCAACAGGGCAGCCCGGAGGATTTTGCCCGAATGAAGGCCCGGCTGCTCAAGGAATGCCATCAGATGATACAGGATAGCCTGCGCTGGGAAAAGGAGCGATAGTTATGGGTAAATTAGAAAAGATGACCATAACAGCCTGCACAGTGAAATGTAACGGCGATATCAAGGCGGATGGCAAGAAGATGAAAGTATTGATCAATCCTTCCTCACTTAAGCACGAACACTCCATTAGTTATAACACCAAAGTACCTTGGGGAAGTATTGCTGAAGATCTGAGGTTCGATAAGGTCAATGCGGAAAAAGTCTCCTTTGATTTAGTCATTGATGGTACCGGAGTTATTCCAGGCAGTTCTGGAAAGGTCAAGGACTCAATCGATACGCTAAAAAAAATAGTGTACCAATATAATGGCAGCGCGCACCAGCCCAGCCCAGTCTGTTTGACTTGGGGGTCTTTTATTTTTTGGGGGCGCCTGACATCTCTTTCTCTGGAGCATACGCTGTTCAAGCCCAGTGGAGAGCCGTTGCGGGCCAAGGCCAATCTTGCCTTGAGCGGCTACATGACCAAGGAAGAAGAAGCCCTACGAAAAAATAATTCTTCCCCTGATCTTACACATACCATTGAGGTGAAGGCTGGCGACACATTGCCATTGCTCTGTTACAAGGTGTATAGCGATGCTTCCTATTATCCAGAAGTAGCACGGGTCAATGGACTGAACACCCTTCAATACCTTCGACCAGGACTTAAATTGAAATTTCCTCCCTTACAATAAAACAATAAAACAATAAAAATGCCTGCATCTCCCAGTGGTAAAGTCCGCATCGCGGTGTATAGCGGTGACAAAAAATTGAAAGACAGTGTCGAGCTTTCTTCCATAGAAATTCGTAAAGAAATTAACAAGATTTCAAGTGCACATCTGGTTATTCTCGACCATTGTGTACAGGAACAGGATTTTCCGGTCAGCAACAGCGATTTTTTTAAGCCGGGTAAGGAAATTAAAATAGAGCTGGGCTATTGTGATACTCTTGAGACGGTTTTTAAAGGTATTGTCACCCGGCATGCGGTAAAGGCCGATGAAGATACTTCAGAACTAAAAATTGACTGTCGCGACAAGGCAATATCCATGACCGCTGTTCGAAAAAATGCTAATTATACTGAAAAGAAAGACAGCGATATTATTTCAAGCCTGATAAACGACGCCGGACTTACGCCGGACGTGGAAGACAGTGCAGTCTCCCATCCTGCTTTAGTGCAATACGATGCCACTGATTGGGATTTTATGCTTACCCGTGCAGAATCAGCCGGGATGTTGGTCACGGTTGATGACGCCAAGGTCACGGTGAAAGCGCCGAATATGGATGCCTCTCCAAAGCTGAAGGTAGTGAACGGAGATGATCTGATCAATTTCCAGGCTGAAATGGACGCTGAAAGTCAGCTGGCTTCCTTTATTATTACCTCTTGGGATCCAAAGACCCAAAAAATTATTGAACAAAAAGTTGGCGGAAAGGAATTTAATCAACAGGGGGACTTAAACTCATCAGCATTATCAAAAGCAATAGCATCGCCTGTTTTTATCCAGACCTGCGGTGCCCCTTACCCCCCTGAAGCACTAAAGAAACTGATTGAATCCAAGAGATTAAGAACTGGCCTTGCTCGGATTCGTGGACGTATGACTTTTCAGGGAAATGCTCAGGCCCACCCTGGAGGGTTGATCGAAGTGGCAGGAACCGGTGATCATTTTAACGGCAAAGTCTTTGTGGGCGGGGTGCATCATACGGTTAAAAACGGCAACTGGATCACAGAAACAAAATTAGGTATTTCGCCGGAGCCGTTTTCCGCGCGACCCGACCTTACCTCACCGAGGGCCGGAGGAATTCTGCCCGGCATCAGCGGTTTGCAAATTGGGGTGGTGGTGAAACTGGACGGCGATCCCTTAAAACTCCATCGGATCCAGGTCAAGGTACCCGTGCTTCAGGCAGAAACCGAGGGCATCTGGGCACGACTGGCCTCCTGTTATGCCTCGAACAGCTTTGGCAGTTTTGTCCTGCCGGAGGTGGATGACGAGGTGGTGCTGGGTTATTTCAACAACGACCCCTCACACCCCGTCATCATTGGCAGTCTCTATAACGGCCAGCACCCCCCACCGTACAAGATAGAAAAGAAAAATAATATCAAAGCATTTGTCAGCAGAGAGAAGCTGACCGTGGAACTGGATGAAGAGAAAAAGGTGATCACCGTGAAAACGCCCGGTAAAAACACCATCGTCATCAGTGATGAGGATAAGGGTATCCTACTGAAAGACCAAAATGATAATACGATCAAACTCAACGACTCCGGCATCAGTATCGAAAGCCCCAAGGATATTAAAATTACCGCCAAGGGAAAGATCGATATCAAATCCACCGGAGCCCTTTCCTTGACATCCTCAGCTGATCTCAAGGGAGAAGGTATGAATGTCTCTTTAAAAGGGAAGACCAGTCTCACTGCAGATGGAGGACCGAATGCAACGCTTAAGGCTTCGGCAATGACGACCATAAAAGGTGGAATCGTGAAGATAAACTGATGTCACGATCGACTTAATACTCATCTCAAGACAAGGAAAATCCATGCCACCAGCTGCCCGACTCACCGATATGCATACCTGTCCCATGCAAACCCCAGCCACCCCTCCAATTCCTCATGTAGGAGGCCCGGTGATTGGACCAGGCGTTCCCACGGTCCTTATCGCGAATATGCCAGCTGCCGTGGTGGGAGACAGCTGTATTTGCGTTGGTCCCCCCGACACCATTGCCAAAGGCTCAGCCACGGTCCAGATTGGAGGTAAACCCGCAGCCCGCATGGGCGATACCACTGCCCACGGCGGCAGTATAGTCCTGGGGTGTCCTACTGTGCTCATTGGAGGCTGACATGAAGGAAGACAGCTCGTTCCTCGGGAGGGGCTGGAGTTTCCCTCCCCGCTTTAATCCGGCTGATCGGGGCGTGGAAACCGTTGCGGAAGAAGAGGATATCCGGGAAAGCCTGCGGATTCTTTTTTCCACAGCCCCTGGCGAACGGATCATGCATCCCAGCTACGGGTGTGGCCTGAAACGGATGGTCTTTGAATCAATTACAGAGACCGTGCAAACCGAGATTAAAGACCTGATCGAGCGAGCTATCCTTTTTTTTGAACCCCGAATTACGCTGGAACAAGTTGAGCTGGATGCCACAGAGATCTTTGAGGGCAAACTCCTGATCCTCCTTGAGTACACCATTCGCACTATCAATGTCCGCAGTAATATGGTCTATCCTTTTTATTTCCAGGAAGGAACCCTGCTGAATCCATGACCAATCCCTTGAAGAAAAACAACAAACCCATCTTTGCCGGCGATACGCTCTACGGATTACCTATTTCCTCTGGAACCCATCAGCAGGATCGTCTTCCACCTCCCTTGCAGCCAGATTGGTTCAATATTGAAGAACGTTCTCCTGCCTCCTTACTGAGCATGAGCCGACAGTATGCGGCAAAGCTTTGTTATTTTTCACGCCAGAATCAGCACCGAGGAGATTGGGAGAGCCTGTTCCACCATGATGAAGCGGCAATCATGGCAGAGATGCTCAGTTCGGATTTCCTTGTGGATGAAGAGGAATTTCTCCGTCATCTTAAGGAAAACAAGACCTCCGCAGCTGAAGCGGTGTTAAAGATTGCCCATAAGCTTGATCAATGGCTGGGCAGGTTACGAAGAAGAGAGAACCCAGCCCTGGGACCAGTCCTTGAACTGCTTGAGGTAAAGGCCAATCAGCTGTCACCATTACTGGATCAGCTTATTGTCCTTGCTCGTGGAAAAAGCAGCGACGAACATTTTTCCCACTTGCGTAAAACGAATGGAACAAATCAACCTCCTTTTTCTGAGGCTTCCCTTTCCCTGGCCTACCAAGACAGTAAAGAGCTGTTACGGGCCACCCATACCGCTTTTCATCAGGCGCTCCTTGCTCTTCAGGAGATGGTTCCGCTTTTTTGGCAAGAGACCTTGGAGAGCGGGAACCATGAACCGGCAATAGGGCTCTTTATTGCCTTTGTCCAACTCTATTGTAAGGCAATAGGGCACGGACGAAGTTTTCCAGAGCGACATCTGGATTTTTACTACCAGCAGGTCCTGCAAACCAGGCCCCGGCAGCCTACTCCTGATGCTGTCCATTTGGTTCTGCGTACCCTTCCCGGTGGAGAGGCTGTGATTCAACAGGGTGATCGCTTTTCAGCAGGGATAACAGAGGAGGCTGGTGAAGAAAAAATCTATCGTGCCGATTATGGACTCCGGGTCACTGACACCAAGGTCGAGCGTCTCCAGACCCTTTCCTTTCATCGCGATAAACTCATCTCCCCGGCCTGGGAAATGGGCTGTTTCACCCATTGCTGGACCAATGAACTTTCTGTTGCTGCGGAACCAGCGCCTGGCACAGAGCCTTCCGGCCTCCCCTTATTTGGCGATTCCCAACACCTTGTCCGTCGTTATGGGGCCAAAGAGGCCCAGCACGGTCTTGTCCTGGCAGCACCTGAGCTTCTCCTCAGCCAGGGGAAACGGGAGATCGAACTGACCCTCTGTTATACAGCTGCTGAAGAGGGAAGAGATACCCTTCTGGAAAAGATGGGGCAGGCTACTGGCCAGGAGGAATTTTTCCTGTCTTTTGGTCAATTCCTGGCTTTCTATCTGAGCCCTATTGATCAACAAATCCCTGACGCCTATAAAAAACGAATCGAACAGGCTGCACAGCGCGCTGAAATTTCTCAGGCATCCTACAAAGTGATCCAGCAGCTCCTCAAAGAGAGTGATCAGGGCAACCTGCTCTTTTATCGTTTTCTCACCAATGTTTTTTATATCGATCTGAGTGGCGAGGATGGGTGGCTTCCCGTGGGGCGGTATGTAATTTTTCCTGTAGATTCATCAGAACCCGGCTGTACCGGTGGGCTCCGTCTCAGCTTTACTCTGGACCGCGACGCCCAACCCGTGGTCGGCTATCAAGCTGATCTGCATGGTCAGGGCTTTGAAACCACCCTGCCACTCCTTCGCCTTCGTCTCAATCATCAGGCCCATCTTTTTACCTATTCCATTTTCTCTTCCTGGATCATCGGTAAAGTTATATTGGAGACCAAGGCAGAACGAGTTGGCGACCTTCAGGTTGCAAACCAACATGGCTTATTGGACCCAAATCAACCTTTTCAGCCTTTCGGCCCCATACCCACCCGGCAATCCTATATGATTATCGGGAGCTATGAGGCTGCCTGCAAGCATTTGACAGAGCTTCGTTTCACCTTTGATTGGGGTGAGCTTCCTGAAGAGGATGAAGGTTTTTCCGGTTACTACGACGGCTATACCTCATTGGATAATGCCTCGTTTCAGGCTGATTTTTCTCTCCTGCGTGGTGGTCATTGGGTACCTGATACCCGGGCCCAACGTCAGACAATGCCTTTATTTTCCTGGCAGCCCTATAGTTCAGAACCGAATCAGGGGAAATTGAATGATCAGCATGAGCTGGTTATTAATGATCTAAAAAAATTTTCCCCTCTTCATCCTGCAACAGAGCCAGAAGATTTTTCCTACGGCCCAGGTCAGGGCGATGGCTTTTTCCGCTGGCAGATCTCCGGCGCCACTTTTGGTCAGAAGGAATATCCTGAGCTGCTGACCAGGGTGATGACCCGCAATGCCCACTTGAAAAAAAAGCAGCTTCCACTTCCCAAGGCCCCCTATACTCCGCTGATCAATCAACTGACCTTGGGCTATACAGCTCGTTGTGTGCTTGATCTCAGCACAGCCCCCCAAGGAACGAGCCAGCTCTATCACCTTTCCCCCTTTGGTCTGAAGATTATATACCCCGAAGAGGTGCGCAAGCCCCATCCTTTGATTCCGAAAACAGATAATGCCGGTAATCTCTATATCGGTTTGAGCGGTCTGGAAACAATGGGACAGCTGACCCTCTATTTTGTTCTGGCCCCGGACAGTGATCGCAGTGCTGCTGATGAACAACCCGCCCTGTCCTGGTCCTATGCCACAGCGCAGCAATGGCGGCCCTTTCCCGAGGCCAACCTTCAGGGTGACAGTACAAATGCCTTTCTCCACTCCGGCATTATCACCCTGGATATTCCCCGTGATATCAGCAACGAGAACAAAGAGATGGGCAAGGGCTTATACTGGCTTCGGGTTTCCACAGCCAATGATCCCCGGATGTTCTCTTCCTTACGGGGCGTGTATAGTCAGGCTCTGCGGGCAACCGCACTCCCGAAGGATACCAAAGAGGTGACCACAGCACCTCTGCCCCCCAAATCAGTGACCTCACCGCTTTCCAGCATCGTTGGTCTGACAGAAGTCCTCCAGCCGGAGGCCTCCTTTAACGGAGGAAGAAAAGAAGACCGGGAGGCTGTAATCACGCGGCTCCATGAGCGCCTTCGCCATAAGGACCGGGCCGTGACGCCCTGGGATTATGAACGCCTTGTTTTGGAACATTTCCCTGATATTGGCCGGGTGAAATGCTTTCCCCATTTACGGACCCGCCCGAAACCTGAGCGCTGCCCTGGCGGAGTCCTGGTGGTGGTGGTCCCAGGTGCGGAACATCAGCAAGCGGGTGAGAGCTTTCCCCGGATTAATGCGGCCCGCCTGGTTCAGATCAGGGATTTCCTCCGGGATAGGGCCTCGGGTTTTGCCCGGATTGAAGTCCGCAACCCGGAATATGAGCAGATTCAGGTGCGTTGTGCTGCCCATTTTATTGATAACTTCAGCACGGGTCAGCGCATTCAACAGTTGAACCAGGCAATCCGGGACTATATTTCCCCCTGGAGTACCACGGGCTATCAGGCCCGCTTTGGCTGGAACCTGCGCCTGGATGATATCCTGGCCTATCTTTCCGGGCAGGAAGGGGTCAATTACATCACTGACCTGTCCGTTCTCCATATTACCAAGGATGCCTCCAATGCCTATTATTTAGAGGATTCAGTCCGTGATAAGGACAAGGACAAAGAAGAGGATCGTATCCGCCCCCGCTACCCCTGGAGCCTGGCCGTGCCCATGCCCAGGCATTTTATCCGCTCCCTGGACACGGCAGAGACAGTGGAGGCTGAGGCAACCGGGGTGGATGAATTGCGGATTGGAGCGACCTTTATAATTAATGAGTGATAAAAAGTGAGAAAAAGAGAAAAAGGGGACAGATTTATTTTTTCATATTTACAATGATATTAATCATTTAAATTGGAGACAGAAAAAATAAATCTGTCCCCTTTTTCCTATGAGAGAATCAAATGATACCGACAATAAAAAATAAATCTGTCCCCTTTTTTGAAATACAATGGTTAGAAAAGGTGGCGGCCCAAGTCATTTGCACCCACTTTAAACAAGAAGGCCACGAGAACCATTGGTGGCAGATCCCCATGCCGGAGCTGGCCGAGAGCGACTCTGTGTATGCAGGCATTGTCCGGGAATGGCAGTTGGGCCAATTTGAACGGGTGCTGCTGGCCCTGGCCATGGCACCCCATCTGCAACCGGAGGCCTTGGATATTTTCTATGGGATCAACCTCAAGACTGACCGCATTTTCAGCGAATTCGGCGGAATCACCGATAAGGGCTTTAATGGTTTCTTGCCCACCGGCCAGACCCTGCTCTTTCTCCTGTCAGCCAATGAACCGGAGTGGCGACTGCGGGCCATGGAGCTGTTCAATCCCAGGCATCGCTTGATGGCTGAGCAGGTGATCAGCCTGGAAAGCATTGATCCCAACCTGCCCCGGCTCAGCGGCCTCCTCAAACTCTCTGAGCAATGGCTCCATTATTTCCTCACTGGGGAAGAGGTGAAACCGGAATTATCCACCTCCTTTCCAGCCCATGCCCTGACCACGCCCTTGACCTGGTCGGATCTGGTGCTGGACTACCCGGTTATGATGCAGGTGGAAGAAATTCGGGCCTGGTTGGCCCACGGTCCGACCCTGATGGAGGATTGGGGGCTGGCCCGGAAGGTCAAACCCGGCTATCGGGCTGCCTTTTATGGCCCTCCCGGCACCGGCAAGACCTTAACCGCTGCCCTGTTGGCCCAATCAACAGGCAGGGAGGTTTACCGGGTGGACTTGTCCATGATTGTGTCCAAATATATTGGCGAGACCGAAAAAAATCTCTCCCGTGTCTTTGATGCAGCGGCCTATAAGGATTGGATTTTGTTTTTTGATGAGGCAGATGCCCTGTTTGGCAAGCGGACCGTGGCATCCACGGCCAATGATCGCCATGCCAACCAGCAGACCGGCTATTTGCTGCAAAAAATTGAAGATTTTCCCGGCACCGTGATCCTGGCCACCAATTTAAAGGCCAATATGGATGAGGCCTTTGCCCGTCGATTCCAGGCCATGATTCATTTTTCTATGCCCTCTGCTGACCTGCGCTTGCAACTCTGGCAAAATGCCTTTCGTGATACCTGTGCGTTGGGAGAGGATATCGACTTGGTGCAGGTGGCTGAGGATTATGAGTTGTCTGGTGGGGCAATTATTAATGTGCTGCGGAACTGTGCGTTAACGGCAATCAGTCAGGAGCGGAGACATGTGACCAAGCAGGAGTTATTGACAGCGATTCGGGCAGAACAGCGGAAAGAGGGTAAGACCATATAAAGTACCGGGAAAGGAGGAGGGAGAGAGATGAGTGAGTATAAGGAGAAAGATCAGAAGAGCGGGATGGTTACGGGATTAACAGGAGTCGCGCAGCGGAAAAAGCGTGGGAGAGCAAGGGGCTTTGCTTTTGAGGATAACCGCCCCGAGACTGCGCAATTGCGTGGTGCGTTTCCACTGAATCCAAGTAATGAGGCAGGGCGACCGGTGTTACAGGCGAAGGGGTTTAATGAAGAGAAGCAGTTGAAGTCCCCGGAGCCTGTGCAGAAGCAGGAGAATAAGACAGGATTGCCGGATGATCTGAAGGCGGGGGTGGAAAACCTTTCCGGGTTGGCAATGGATGATGTGCGGGTGTCGTATAATTCTGAAAAGCCAGCGCAGCTGAACGCTCATGCGTATACTCAGGGGACGGAGATTCATGTGGCGCCGGGGCAGGAGAAGCATCTGCCGCATGAGGCGTGGCATGTGGTGCAGCAGAAGGAGGGGAGGGTGAGGCCTACTGTGCAGATGAAAGCTGGGGTGGCGGTGAATGATGATGTGGGGTTGGAGAGGGAGGCTGATGTGATGGGGGCGAGTGCGTTACGATACAACGAGCCGCATCATGAGGTAGCCGTCGCCTATGGTGAGCGGCGAGTCCCAAGGCGGCACACCACCCAATTGAAAAAGATGAAATACAATAGGGATTCATTAAGATTCGCGACGCAGGCGGAAGGAAGACTCCCGTCCCTATATTTTGAATCGGGAGAGAAAATTCGAAGGTTAAGGCAGCAACACAAGGGGGGGCCGCTGATCGACCGCAAGTCGCACGGAACTAAACATTATTTTTTTTCAACCGAGAGGGAATATATGGAGTTTTATATGGCAGCGAAAGAAGGAAGGAGAATAGACAATTCGTCAGCCAAAACGGATCCATTCACAGGAGCGTGGCACATAGAGTATAATCCAACCACCAAAACGCCCCCCCACAGATCTGGTGGAAGGGTTATAGAGTTAGAAGATTTAAAAACCTATTATACAGATGAGGATCTGAGACACATGGCCAAGGGAATTAAGGACTGGGAGAAGGGAAAGATAAGGGAAAACAAAATGGACAAGAAAGGCCTAAGGATGAGACAAAGGGGTGGGGAGTTTGAAGAAGAGAAGGCCCATTGGGGATCGAAGGGGATTGACGAGGGAAGCGAGGCGGCCCCGGGTGCCCGATTGCTACTTCGATCTTATTTAAGGGGGAGGCTCACCGGCCGTGACGTAGGTGCCGCGAATTCATATCGCGCTTTATTACAGGCGAGGGCTACCGGCGTCTGGGATATCAAGATGCGGCATCTATACCAATTAGTGACCGATGGCGTGGAAGATTACATGAAGATGAGTAAGAGGTCGGCCAATATGAGAAAGTATTTTAAAAAGACCCGACAGATGATTCTTGGAGAGTTGAAAATTGATATTTTTAGTAAAGAATGGGATCCAGCATTATTCACAATTTAGGAATCAATGGGGTTAAATCAATGGGGTCAGACTCGATTGATCTTTCAATCCCCTCCTGTCAGCCACTCTCCCAACACCCTCAGGCGCCTTGCTCATAAAGCTCAGGAAAGCAACCAACCCAGCCCTTCCTCGGAAGGGCTGCCACACACCTATTCAATTGTCCACAACAAATACCCCAAACCCCATAAAACCGCAACCACTAAACAGGGGACAGACCCCGATTGATCCCTCCACCCCCCCAATCCCCCCACCCCTTTTCGCTGGAATTGACAAGACGTACCAAGTTTGGTACATTATTCGTATGAGTATTCCTACGAAAGCATTGTCGGCTATTTTTTACAAGCAGTTAACTGGTGCTGAACCTGTTCGTGAATGGTTGCTTTCTCTCACGCTAGAAGAGAGGAAGGCTATTGGTGGAGATATAATGTCGGTAGAATATGGGTGGCCAATTGGAATGCCGACAGTTAAGAGTCTTGGTAAAGGTCTGTGGGAGGTTAGATCCACATTGCCTACGAAAATTGCTCGCGTTTTCTTTTGTATTAAAGGGAGTGAAATGATTTTGCTTCATGGGATAATAAAGAAAAGTCAAAAGGCGCCGAAGAAAGAACTAGATTTAGCGATTAAGCGGATGAAAGCAATAGGGAGTAAATAATGAAAAAAACGAATAAACATTATGGAACTTCATTTGATAACTTTTTAGAAGAAGAAGGAATCTTTCATGAAGTTGAAGCAATAGCGATCAAGAAATATTTTGCAGCTATGGTTGAGAAAAAAATGGTTGAAGATTCGATTACTA is drawn from Candidatus Electrothrix aestuarii and contains these coding sequences:
- a CDS encoding ATP-binding protein, with translation MIPTIKNKSVPFFEIQWLEKVAAQVICTHFKQEGHENHWWQIPMPELAESDSVYAGIVREWQLGQFERVLLALAMAPHLQPEALDIFYGINLKTDRIFSEFGGITDKGFNGFLPTGQTLLFLLSANEPEWRLRAMELFNPRHRLMAEQVISLESIDPNLPRLSGLLKLSEQWLHYFLTGEEVKPELSTSFPAHALTTPLTWSDLVLDYPVMMQVEEIRAWLAHGPTLMEDWGLARKVKPGYRAAFYGPPGTGKTLTAALLAQSTGREVYRVDLSMIVSKYIGETEKNLSRVFDAAAYKDWILFFDEADALFGKRTVASTANDRHANQQTGYLLQKIEDFPGTVILATNLKANMDEAFARRFQAMIHFSMPSADLRLQLWQNAFRDTCALGEDIDLVQVAEDYELSGGAIINVLRNCALTAISQERRHVTKQELLTAIRAEQRKEGKTI
- a CDS encoding phage tail protein — encoded protein: MAEDGSAQSTDAKTGWPLPKFHFQVKWDDKEMSFQEVSGLDVEAQPIEYRAGDNPVFSTLKMPGLKKYGNITMKKGIFKSDNKFWDWFNEIKMNVIKRVPVTISLLDEEGSPTMVWTLTNAWPTKITGTDLKSDGNEVAVESIEIAHEGLTIANG
- a CDS encoding PAAR domain-containing protein; translation: MPPAARLTDMHTCPMQTPATPPIPHVGGPVIGPGVPTVLIANMPAAVVGDSCICVGPPDTIAKGSATVQIGGKPAARMGDTTAHGGSIVLGCPTVLIGG
- a CDS encoding DUF5908 family protein gives rise to the protein MAIEIKKLIIKTVIEPKNTVPAQQGSPEDFARMKARLLKECHQMIQDSLRWEKER
- the vgrG gene encoding type VI secretion system tip protein VgrG — protein: MPASPSGKVRIAVYSGDKKLKDSVELSSIEIRKEINKISSAHLVILDHCVQEQDFPVSNSDFFKPGKEIKIELGYCDTLETVFKGIVTRHAVKADEDTSELKIDCRDKAISMTAVRKNANYTEKKDSDIISSLINDAGLTPDVEDSAVSHPALVQYDATDWDFMLTRAESAGMLVTVDDAKVTVKAPNMDASPKLKVVNGDDLINFQAEMDAESQLASFIITSWDPKTQKIIEQKVGGKEFNQQGDLNSSALSKAIASPVFIQTCGAPYPPEALKKLIESKRLRTGLARIRGRMTFQGNAQAHPGGLIEVAGTGDHFNGKVFVGGVHHTVKNGNWITETKLGISPEPFSARPDLTSPRAGGILPGISGLQIGVVVKLDGDPLKLHRIQVKVPVLQAETEGIWARLASCYASNSFGSFVLPEVDDEVVLGYFNNDPSHPVIIGSLYNGQHPPPYKIEKKNNIKAFVSREKLTVELDEEKKVITVKTPGKNTIVISDEDKGILLKDQNDNTIKLNDSGISIESPKDIKITAKGKIDIKSTGALSLTSSADLKGEGMNVSLKGKTSLTADGGPNATLKASAMTTIKGGIVKIN
- a CDS encoding baseplate J/gp47 family protein translates to MTNPLKKNNKPIFAGDTLYGLPISSGTHQQDRLPPPLQPDWFNIEERSPASLLSMSRQYAAKLCYFSRQNQHRGDWESLFHHDEAAIMAEMLSSDFLVDEEEFLRHLKENKTSAAEAVLKIAHKLDQWLGRLRRRENPALGPVLELLEVKANQLSPLLDQLIVLARGKSSDEHFSHLRKTNGTNQPPFSEASLSLAYQDSKELLRATHTAFHQALLALQEMVPLFWQETLESGNHEPAIGLFIAFVQLYCKAIGHGRSFPERHLDFYYQQVLQTRPRQPTPDAVHLVLRTLPGGEAVIQQGDRFSAGITEEAGEEKIYRADYGLRVTDTKVERLQTLSFHRDKLISPAWEMGCFTHCWTNELSVAAEPAPGTEPSGLPLFGDSQHLVRRYGAKEAQHGLVLAAPELLLSQGKREIELTLCYTAAEEGRDTLLEKMGQATGQEEFFLSFGQFLAFYLSPIDQQIPDAYKKRIEQAAQRAEISQASYKVIQQLLKESDQGNLLFYRFLTNVFYIDLSGEDGWLPVGRYVIFPVDSSEPGCTGGLRLSFTLDRDAQPVVGYQADLHGQGFETTLPLLRLRLNHQAHLFTYSIFSSWIIGKVILETKAERVGDLQVANQHGLLDPNQPFQPFGPIPTRQSYMIIGSYEAACKHLTELRFTFDWGELPEEDEGFSGYYDGYTSLDNASFQADFSLLRGGHWVPDTRAQRQTMPLFSWQPYSSEPNQGKLNDQHELVINDLKKFSPLHPATEPEDFSYGPGQGDGFFRWQISGATFGQKEYPELLTRVMTRNAHLKKKQLPLPKAPYTPLINQLTLGYTARCVLDLSTAPQGTSQLYHLSPFGLKIIYPEEVRKPHPLIPKTDNAGNLYIGLSGLETMGQLTLYFVLAPDSDRSAADEQPALSWSYATAQQWRPFPEANLQGDSTNAFLHSGIITLDIPRDISNENKEMGKGLYWLRVSTANDPRMFSSLRGVYSQALRATALPKDTKEVTTAPLPPKSVTSPLSSIVGLTEVLQPEASFNGGRKEDREAVITRLHERLRHKDRAVTPWDYERLVLEHFPDIGRVKCFPHLRTRPKPERCPGGVLVVVVPGAEHQQAGESFPRINAARLVQIRDFLRDRASGFARIEVRNPEYEQIQVRCAAHFIDNFSTGQRIQQLNQAIRDYISPWSTTGYQARFGWNLRLDDILAYLSGQEGVNYITDLSVLHITKDASNAYYLEDSVRDKDKDKEEDRIRPRYPWSLAVPMPRHFIRSLDTAETVEAEATGVDELRIGATFIINE
- a CDS encoding peptidoglycan-binding protein, with translation MGKLEKMTITACTVKCNGDIKADGKKMKVLINPSSLKHEHSISYNTKVPWGSIAEDLRFDKVNAEKVSFDLVIDGTGVIPGSSGKVKDSIDTLKKIVYQYNGSAHQPSPVCLTWGSFIFWGRLTSLSLEHTLFKPSGEPLRAKANLALSGYMTKEEEALRKNNSSPDLTHTIEVKAGDTLPLLCYKVYSDASYYPEVARVNGLNTLQYLRPGLKLKFPPLQ
- a CDS encoding phage tail protein translates to MTDNKEYPPVAFYFSVYINGIGRDAGDNSFQEVSGLNTELETEDIEEGGENRFVHHLPKKIKHPKLVLKRGIAEKKSPLVSWCTEVLESDFNTSFSTKEIRVYLLGRNAGKEALRGWSVDNAFPVSWEIEPFNSTKNEVAIEKIELIYNTLKRTV
- a CDS encoding GPW/gp25 family protein; the encoded protein is MKEDSSFLGRGWSFPPRFNPADRGVETVAEEEDIRESLRILFSTAPGERIMHPSYGCGLKRMVFESITETVQTEIKDLIERAILFFEPRITLEQVELDATEIFEGKLLILLEYTIRTINVRSNMVYPFYFQEGTLLNP